The genomic region cactctgttgtacaacAGGAATTAACAACATCtgaaatcaactagacttcaacaaacataaataagataaaataaattataaaaatcaacCAGATGTGCCATTCTCTTGAAATAAGCAGACTACTACTAAATAGACTACTAACTACTGCTGGGGACCATCAGCAAACATGGCATTGACCCAGAAGAAGAGATTATGGAGTGAAAATTGCCAGAATCTCATTAATCTTTGACCACCTCTTTCTTGAGGGCGTGTTCAGcgctgccctgcccacccccaaggGCTGGAAGGGATGGTTTAGCGGGGATGGTTGGAGGGACCACTCCCCCCGCCTCTTTGTGCAGAAGGACGCGTTAAACCGCGACCCTGAGCAATGTCAGGGTGTCAACCTCCATCACGATCACCCAGGGGCTGGACGGCAAGGGCGTCTGGTACCACAATGTGCTGCTGACAGAGGAAGGGAGCTCTGACATGAAAGCGGGAAACCAACCCCTTAACCAACCATCGTTGGCTGCCTGAGCGGGGAATTTCCTGGGTCCCTGCTCTGGTACATTTTTCTCTATTGGTTGTTCTTTCATGTTCTTGGTCCTTCAGTCTGTCACCGGCTGTGTCTTCTCCTTAGTACACGGCAGGGACtctgttctcttttcccttccgTGTTCACACCTCCTGTCTCTCTGGTTTGTTCCCTCTCCTGAGTTTGTGAGTGTCTCTGCACGCCTGTCATTCTCTCCCAGTACTGATGCTGGACTGGACACCAGACCTTCTGTGACACAGAGAGCAGAAGGGACGTATGGCCACACTCACCTGTGATGATAATGTCCACAGGGTCGCTGGGGGCTGACCACTCATAGGGGGATCTTCTGAGAGAGCCGTAGCATCTGTAGGTGCCGGCACTCGCCAAAGTCATGGGGCCAATGGAGAAGTCAGCTGGGGCATACCCACCAGTGAGCATCTCTCCACGTCTCTGGAAATGCCCTGTGCTGTTTTCATGGTGCAGGATAAACTTGTCAAACATCACGAGTGAGTGACAGCAGAGGGTCACATTCTCTCCCTGCTGCACGAGGGGCCCTGGGTGGGCTGAGATGGAGGGTTTTGTGAACACACCTAGGAACAAAAGGTTGTGAGCTTCAGTGAGTCACCCACCTTGGCCCTTCCGCTGACATCTGAAGGTGTAAAACTCCTCCCCATTTACCAGCGGAGCCAACTACCCTTCCTGTGTGTTTTGTTGCATTCTCTTTAGCCTTGTTCTCGGGTTTTGGCTCATGTTTCTTTTTGTTCAAGACCTCCCCTTCCTCTGTGCTCATTCTAAGCTCTTTAGCTGTTGGACCTGCTCTCGGGTTCATGCATGcttactcagtcacttcagttgagtccgactctgtgcaactccatggactgtagccagccaggctcctctgcccatgggattctccagttgagaatactggagtgcgttaccaTGCTCTGAGCTTCATCCCATCCCTAATAtgtgtggtgggggctggggtgggtctgAGGATGCATACCCTGGCTCCCTTCACACTCATCTAGAATGTGGGCGCTGACTGCAGGACattggggtggaggtggagaaaagggaacatttcccCATCTGTGTCCCCACCTCATGCCTCTGAGACATTCCTGGGACTTGTCCCTGAGGCTCCAGCTCCTTCAAATGGGATTATAGCTCCCTACCGGGTGGCAGGTGCTGGATCAGGGTCGTGCCCCATCCTCCCTGCTGGTAGGCAGTGGCAGCATCCTGTCTAACTCATGCCTAGGGAGgctcctccttcctgccctggggCACCCCATCCCTCTATTCGACACCCTGAGTTTAAACTCTCAGAGTGGGTTCTCTTTCCCTGGTTTGGTCCTGGCTGGGAGTCCTGAGGAAGTCTTGCTCTGCACGGGCAAGTGGACCTAGTGTAGGATTACCTGCAGGCACGGCTGTACTGGGCTGGGCTGGACCCCTCCTACCTGAGACCACAATCTGCAGGGGGTCACTGGGTGCAGACCGGTAGGCTCCAGAACATGTGTAGGACCCGGCATGTTCTCCGGTCACCGGGCCAAGGGTGAAGTTATTGAAATGATGTCCTTGGAGCTCAGACAAACGCCTTTTCCCATCTGTTTTGAACAGTCTGAATCTCTTAAGTGGAGAATGGGAGTGACACTGAAGAGTCACAGTCTGTCCTAAGGGAACCACGGGGCTTGGCCAGGCGGACAAAGACAGCTTCTCATATTTACCTAGGAGAAAAGGAGACACAGGCtttgagaagaaaatgggaacagtCAGCTCTCCCCACAGCCCTCGTGGGTGGGCTTCCCCTTTAATTCTTCGAACTCTTCTCCCCTAAAGTGCATCACCCTGATGCTCAAGGACACCTGGGGCTTGgggacagacagagacacagtCAATCCAGGATGGACATCATGGGAATTCTCAGGACATGAATCACTCCTTGGGTTGACAAAATGTTGAGAACCTTTCtctcaaaacacaaaaaacctgggctgcccagtggttaggacttggcactttctctGCCAAGGGCCCAAGTGGAAACCCTGAtcctggaaagatcccacaagctgcacaatgaaggcaaaataaaataccacagaaaaattgatgcatGGACAAGAAGcaaaaggacttccctgttgcATTTGTTGTAGctcaaaatggtaaagaatcttcctgcaaggcaggagaccagggttcagtccctgagatggcaagatcccctggataaggaaatggcaaccacctccatattcttgcgtggagaatcctatggacagaggagcctggtgagctacagtcgaTGGAGTCgaaaggagtaggacatgactgactaacactaacacaacAAAGCAGTGAAAAAGCCACTAGActaaaaagaaggaagtaaacCTTGAACCTCGCTCCTTTGTTAACTAACCTACATCAAATGTGTGACAAGGTCCAAGTGGCCCTGCCTGATGACCAGACCCTTCCCTGGGGTCAGGTCCAGTGGGCAGTCCTGCAGATCCTGTTGTTAAGGGCCAGTTGGAGATGCCAGGAGCCATCTTGTAGGGGAGGGTCTGTGGGCTTCAGCCTCTTGCT from Bos javanicus breed banteng chromosome 18, ARS-OSU_banteng_1.0, whole genome shotgun sequence harbors:
- the LOC133231108 gene encoding putative killer cell immunoglobulin-like receptor-like protein KIR3DX1 isoform X1, giving the protein MCPTLLSLLSLGKYEKLSLSAWPSPVVPLGQTVTLQCHSHSPLKRFRLFKTDGKRRLSELQGHHFNNFTLGPVTGEHAGSYTCSGAYRSAPSDPLQIVVSGVFTKPSISAHPGPLVQQGENVTLCCHSLVMFDKFILHHENSTGHFQRRGEMLTGGYAPADFSIGPMTLASAGTYRCYGSLRRSPYEWSAPSDPVDIIITGSTTSTCPSIMDPHTTEEARLPQGHSSKLHLLLRLSVAFIYTCIFLAVLVCHWLPIKCCHHGRRAQRRQNSEW
- the LOC133231108 gene encoding putative killer cell immunoglobulin-like receptor like protein KIR3DP1 isoform X2 translates to MCPTLLSLLSLGKYEKLSLSAWPSPVVPLGQTVTLQCHSHSPLKRFRLFKTDGKRRLSELQGHHFNNFTLGPVTGEHAGSYTCSGAYRSAPSDPLQIVVSGVFTKPSISAHPGPLVQQGENVTLCCHSLVMFDKFILHHENSTGHFQRRGEMLTGGYAPADFSIGPMTLASAGTYRCYGSLRRSPYEWSAPSDPVDIIITGLSKKPSLSAQEGPMVMSGENVTLVCSSESAFDQFHLLREGVNLGRHLAGGQSPRRALQAEFPLGPGTPAHSGVYRCYGSFTRSPYSWSNSSDPLFLSVTGSTTSTCPSIMDPHTTEEARLPQGHSSKLHLLLRLSVAFIYTCIFLAVLVCHWLPIKCCHHGRRAQRRQNSEW